Proteins encoded together in one Anopheles darlingi chromosome 3, idAnoDarlMG_H_01, whole genome shotgun sequence window:
- the LOC125957447 gene encoding calcium-binding protein E63-1 isoform X5 has product MSQNFINLSEIRDLRTAFDLLDRDQDGHVTPEELQFMLRNLGIHVRDELIDDLLREASRTGSGLIDETEFLQWVARIQALKDDSNTSSSSSSSNNPAQSADDDLTQDLVAAFRVFDRDGNGYITRDELKSAMDMIGENVTEYQLNEMLELADADKDGRINYEDFQNFFLNNIDTLVQPVKK; this is encoded by the exons atgagcCAAAACTTCATTAACCTGTCGGAGATCCGAG ACCTGCGGACGGCATTCGATCTGCTCGATCGCGACCAGGATGGGCACGTGACGCCCGAGGAGCTGCAGTTTATGCTGCGGAACCTCGGCATACACGTGCGGGACGAGCTGATCGATGACCTGCTCCGGGAAGCCAGCCGAACAG GCAGCGGTTTGATAGATGAAACAGAGTTCCTTCAGTGGGTGGCGAGAATACAGGCCCTAAAAGacgacagcaacaccagcagcagcagtagcagtagcaataaTCCCGCCCAgtccgccgacgacgacctgACGCAGGACCTGGTGGCAGCATTTCG GGTATTTGATCGTGATGGCAATGGGTACATAACGCGCGACGAGCTCAAATCAGCGATGGACATGATCGGCGAGAATGTGACCGAGTACCAGCTGAACGAGATGCTGGAGCTGGCCGACGCCGACAAGGATGGTCGAATCAATTACGAAG ACTTCCAGAACTTTTTCCTTAACAATATCGATACGCTGGTGCAACCGGTGAAGAAATGA
- the LOC125953864 gene encoding mitochondrial import receptor subunit TOM22 homolog, with protein sequence MDSDPEVVVVEKIEDDEISTDKDSGMESAISSKDESPERKPITPDEAPKQPELVNPAPVVPEAAPVNPAPKATVAPPAAAGPSAAAPRPSTTSSAPQTSKTVARTTEDSYDDEPDETLAERLWGLTEMFPEPVRKVTGGVTDLTVRGVKALYSLTCNASWIFFTSSMILFAPVVFEVERAQMEEMQRTQRQQVLLGPGAAVGGAGGGPGGMPALPPMAAAR encoded by the exons atgGATTCCGatccggaggtggtggtggtggaaaaaatcGAAGACGACGAAATTTCTACCGATAAGGATAGCGGCATGGAatcggccatcagcagcaaggaTGAATCGCCGGAACGTAAACCCATCACC CCTGATGAGGCTCCCAAACAACCAGAACTCGTGAATCCTGCGCCAGTAGTACCGGAGGCAGCTCCCGTAAATCCTGCTCCAAAAGCAACAGtcgcaccaccggcggcagcggGTCCTTCTGCGGCCGCACCCCGCCCTTCCACGACCTCGTCCGCTCCTCAGACGAGCAAAACGGTCGCGAGAACCACAGAAGATAGCTATGATGAC GAACCGGATGAAACGCTGGCCGAGCGACTGTGGGGTTTGACGGAAATGTTCCCGGAACCGGTGCGCAAGGTGACCGGTGGGGTGACCGATTTGACGGTGCGCGGTGTAAAGGCCCTGTACTCGCTGACCTGCAACGCCTCGTGGATTTTCTTTACCAGCTCGATGATCCTGTTCGCGCCAGTTGTGTTCGAGGTCGAGCGCGCTCAGATGGAGGAGATGCAGCGAACGCAACGACAGCAAGTGCTGCTTGGTCCTGGGGcagcggttggtggtgccggtggtggccccggCGGTATGCCAGCTCTTCCTCCCATGGCAGCCGCCCGATAA
- the LOC125953855 gene encoding 60S ribosomal export protein NMD3 — protein sequence MEYLNNATSGNPLPAGSGTVNKILCCECGVPIEPNATNMCVPCLRSHVDITENIPKQAVIFFCRNCERYLNPPNEWVQCGLESKELLSLCLKRLSGLKQVKLVDAGFVWTEPHSKRIKVKLTVHGEVMNDVVLQQVFVVEFTVNNQMCDDCHRTEAKDFWRCMVQVRQKAVNRKTLFYLEQMILKHRAHENTLGIKPTAGGLDFFYATDAHARKMVDFLQAVLPVKVTNSKKLISHDIHSNSYNYKYSYAVDIVPVSKGSLVCLSKRLAQQMGHIAPVCLVTKVANSIHLIDPQTAQLAEVQNMAFWKNPFEAICNPKQMIEFIVMDVEFRDQKAFPGQGPVSMRHTLADVWVVKASELGLDDSTVHVRSHLGNLLKPGDTVLGYDLRDANVNNGDFEKLSADTIPNVLLVKKSYDKTVRKQNRNWKLKHLAEDVALDTDIENDYNEFLEDLEEDPELRQNVNIFKDSKRQQMPVDTNDMDDPSVPRITLEEMLDDLVLDDAEMGDG from the exons ATGGAGTACCTCAACAATGCGACGAGTGGAAATCCGCTACCGGCCGGTTCGGGGACGGTGAATAAAATCCTGTGCTGCGAGTGTGGCGTTCCGATCGAGCCAAATGCCACCAACATGTGCGTTCCGTGTCTGCGCTCGCACGTCGACATCACGGAGAACATCCCGAAGCAGGCGGTGATCTTCTTTTGCCGGAACTGCGAGCGGTACCTCAATCCGCCGAACGAATGGGTACAGTGTGGTCTCGAGTCCAAGGAGCTGCTTTCGCTCTGCCTTAAGCGACTGTCGGGGCTGAAGCAGGTGAAGCTGGTCGACGCCGGGTTCGTGTGGACCGAACCGCACTCGAAGCGCATTAAGGTGAAGCTGACCGTGCACGGCGAGGTGATGAACGATGTCGTGCTGCAGCAGGTCTTCGTGGTCGAGTTCACGGTCAACAACCAGATGTGCGATGATTGCCACCGGACGGAGGCCAAGGACTTTTGGCGTTGCATGGTGCAGGTTCGCCAGAAGGCCGTTAACCGGAAGACGCTCTTCTATCTGGAGCAGATGATCCTGAAGCACCGGGCACACGAGAACACACTCGGCATCAAACCGACCGCGGGAGGGTTGGACTTTTTCTACGCCACCGATGCACACGCTCGCAAGATGGTCGACTTCCTGCAGGCCGTCCTGCCGGTAAAGGTTACGAATTCGAAGAAGCTCATCTCGCACGACATTCACAGCAACTCGTACAACTACAAGTATTCGTACGCGGTGGACATTGTACCGGTTTCCAAGGGCAGTCTGGTGTGCCTGAGCAAGCGGCTAGCCCAGCAGATGGGCCACATCGCTCCCGTGTGTCTGGTGACGAAGGTGGCCAACTCAATCCATCTAATCGATCCACAAACGGCCCAGT TGGCCGAAGTACAGAATATGGCATTCTGGAAGAATCCGTTCGAGGCGATCTGCAATCCGAAGCAGATGATAGAATTCATCGTAATGGACGTCGAGTTCCGTGATCAGAAAGCGTTCCCCGGGCAGGGTCCGGTTTCGATGCGTCACACGCTGGCCGACGTTTGGGTCGTAAAGGCATCGGAGCTCGGGCTCGACGATAGCACGGTGCACGTGCGATCACACCTCGGTAATCTGCTCAAACCGGGCGACACAGTGCTGGGGTACGATCTGCGCGATGCCAACGTGAACAATGGCGACTTCGAGAAGCTGAGCGCGGACACCATTCCAAATGTGTTGCTGGTGAAGAAATCGTACGATAAGACGGTTCGTAAGCAGAATCGTAACTGGAAGCTGAAGCACCTGGCCGAGGACGTCGCGCTCGATACGGACATCGAGAACGATTACAACGAGTTCCTGGAGGATCTCGAGGAGGATCCGGAGttgcgtcagaatgtgaacatCTTCAAGGACAGCAAGCGACAGCAGATGCCCGTGGACACGAACGATATGGATGATCCGTCGGTACCACGCATCACGCTCGAGGAGATGTTGGATGATCTAGTGCTCGATGATGCCGAGATGGGTGACGGTTAG
- the LOC125953847 gene encoding mediator of DNA damage checkpoint protein 1-like isoform X2 — protein MATILVTDRVVRTNKFLCAVARGIPIVGQSYLDAIQGVSNGSNIEATVDPWQHILLDRESEKRYKFDLRKTLLRAQKSKLLSGYTVFVTSNTHPPASEIFLMLSSAGAIPLKNPASSRAPKDCDKTFVISCPADASSWEKYREKYPTIEIVSTEWLMCSLMQYSISFKNHRLL, from the exons ATGGCAACAATCCTGGTGACGGACCGTGTTGTTCGCACGAACAAATTTCTGTGTGCCGTTGCCAGAGGAATACCAATCGTGGGACAGTCGTACTTGGACGCAATTCAGGGCGTCAGCAATGGCAGTAACATCGAGGCAACTGTCGATCCGTGGCAGCATATCTTACTGGATCGCGAGTCCGAAAAGCGCTACAAATTCGACCTTCGCAAGACACTTCTGAGGGCGCAAAAGTCTAAACTTTTGAGTGGTTACACCGTTTTCGTTACCTCAAACACACATCCACCCGCATCAGAGATCTTCT TGATGCTTTCGAGCGCTGGAGCAATACCACTGAAGAATCCCGCCAGTAGCAGGGCGCCTAAAGATTGCGACAAAACGTTCGTTATTTCCTGCCCCGCTGATGCTAGCTCGTGGGAGAAGTATAGGGAAAAGTACCCGACAATAGAAATCGTTTCGACGGAATGGCTCATGTGTTCCCTAATGCAATATTCGATTTCGTTCAAGAACCATCGATTACTGTAA